One genomic region from Streptomyces sp. NBC_00457 encodes:
- a CDS encoding vWA domain-containing protein, with protein MANFSKSNVPQFSVDVYQNEYLPEGAREVNAIVTVTATGGGTIGSAVAAPHLYAPGQGPDAAVAIMVDCSGSMDYPPTKMRNARDATSAAIDTLRDGVHFAVIGGTHVAKEVYPGGGRLAIADATTRDQAKQALRKLSAGGGTAIGTWLRLADGLLSSADVSIRHGILLTDGRNEHESSEALKAALDSCAGRFTCDARGVGTDWEVKEVTGIASTLLGSADIVADPAGLAADFTQMMETAMGKEVADVALRLWTPVGTTVKFVKQVAPTVEDLTERRTESGPRAGDYPTGSWGDESRDYHVCVEVPAANIGQEMLAARVSLVIPQPDGTAQNLGAQGLVRAVWTDDMVASTSINPQVAHYTGQAELAQAIQQGLDLRKAGDIDGATAKLGRAVQLASDSGNADTAKLLAKVVDVVDAATGTVRLKAKVAEADEMTLETRSTKTVRVKK; from the coding sequence ATGGCCAATTTCTCGAAGTCGAACGTGCCGCAGTTCTCGGTGGACGTCTATCAGAACGAGTACCTGCCGGAGGGCGCTCGCGAGGTCAACGCGATCGTCACCGTGACCGCGACCGGTGGCGGCACGATCGGAAGCGCGGTCGCCGCACCCCACCTCTACGCTCCGGGCCAGGGCCCGGACGCGGCGGTGGCCATCATGGTCGACTGCTCCGGCTCGATGGACTACCCACCGACCAAGATGCGCAACGCCCGGGACGCCACGTCCGCCGCGATCGACACCCTGCGCGACGGCGTGCACTTCGCGGTGATCGGCGGCACACATGTCGCCAAGGAGGTCTACCCGGGCGGCGGGCGCCTCGCGATCGCCGACGCCACCACCCGCGACCAGGCCAAGCAGGCGCTGCGCAAGCTCAGCGCGGGCGGCGGTACGGCCATCGGGACCTGGCTGCGCCTCGCCGACGGCCTGCTGTCGTCCGCGGACGTCTCCATCCGGCACGGCATCCTGCTCACCGACGGCCGCAACGAGCACGAGTCGTCCGAGGCTCTGAAGGCCGCGCTCGACTCCTGCGCCGGACGCTTCACCTGTGACGCCCGCGGCGTGGGCACCGACTGGGAAGTGAAAGAAGTCACAGGAATCGCCTCCACCCTGCTCGGCAGCGCCGACATCGTCGCCGACCCGGCCGGTCTCGCCGCCGACTTCACGCAGATGATGGAGACGGCCATGGGCAAGGAGGTCGCGGACGTCGCCCTGCGGCTGTGGACGCCGGTGGGCACCACCGTGAAATTCGTCAAGCAAGTCGCGCCCACGGTCGAGGATTTGACCGAGCGCCGCACCGAGTCCGGCCCGCGCGCCGGGGACTACCCCACCGGCTCCTGGGGTGACGAGTCCCGTGACTACCACGTCTGCGTCGAGGTCCCGGCCGCCAACATCGGCCAGGAGATGCTCGCCGCCCGCGTCTCGCTGGTGATCCCGCAGCCCGACGGCACGGCCCAGAACCTGGGCGCCCAGGGCCTCGTACGGGCCGTGTGGACCGACGACATGGTCGCCTCGACGTCGATCAACCCCCAAGTCGCCCACTACACCGGCCAGGCCGAACTGGCGCAAGCCATTCAACAAGGGCTCGACCTTCGCAAAGCGGGCGATATCGATGGAGCAACGGCCAAACTGGGCCGCGCCGTTCAGCTCGCCAGCGACTCCGGAAATGCGGATACCGCGAAACTCCTTGCGAAGGTGGTGGACGTTGTCGACGCCGCGACAGGTACTGTGCGACTGAAGGCGAAGGTCGCGGAGGCCGATGAGATGACCCTCGAGACCCGGTCCACAAAGACTGTTCGTGTAAAGAAGTGA
- a CDS encoding globin, whose amino-acid sequence MGDVKEIRRGTLQEQTFYEQVGGEETFRRLVHRFYEGVAEDPILRPMYPEEDLGPAEERLTLFLIQYWGGPTTYSDNRGHPRLRMRHVPFTVDRAAHDAWLKHMRDAVDDLGLSEEHERTLWNYLTYAAASMVNTPG is encoded by the coding sequence ATGGGTGATGTGAAAGAGATTCGGCGCGGCACGCTTCAGGAGCAGACCTTCTACGAGCAGGTCGGCGGGGAGGAGACCTTCCGCCGACTGGTCCACCGTTTCTACGAGGGAGTCGCCGAGGACCCGATCCTGCGGCCGATGTACCCCGAGGAGGACCTGGGCCCGGCCGAGGAGCGCCTCACCCTCTTCCTGATCCAGTACTGGGGCGGCCCGACGACATACAGCGACAACCGCGGCCACCCGCGTCTGCGCATGCGCCACGTCCCCTTCACCGTCGACCGCGCGGCCCACGACGCCTGGCTGAAGCACATGCGCGACGCCGTCGACGACCTCGGCCTCTCCGAGGAACACGAGCGCACCCTGTGGAACTACCTGACCTACGCGGCGGCGTCGATGGTGAACACACCGGGCTGA
- a CDS encoding FHA domain-containing protein, which translates to MPTCPNGHQSGSDDWCEVCGHRMAGAVPPPPAAGYGYPQPGPAQAPPPGAHPGGRPHLSAVPDPEPELCPQCRTPREGGAPFCEECRWNFLTNTATSYTPAAPRPQGPGPAVRFQQQPPPGPSYGGGESYDYQSSRPSQMNRPAEPLPPFGTDPSGQGGPPGPPGPMGPPGPHGGHGGQPGHGGQPGPGGPSGGHGGQPGPGGPSGPGGPSGFGGDPSRQGPPPGPNPGGRGGPGGPNGPGGPMGPGGPNGPGGMGGPGGPGGPGHPAQAFQQSGPPAPPAFPQETNRPQQPGGQSFGGGEDDWLLSPPGSTAPGGPGGPGPGQGGYGYPQQGSTQAPPPPGPAYQQQPTTWLATIGPDRDYFMAMMQRSGPEAAGLNLPAYSPEQQRALTGNQVTIGRRRHSTGDTPDIDLSVPPEDPGVSHQHAVLVQQPDGSWAVVDQNSTNGTTVNGAEEPIQPFVPVPLQDGDRVHVGAWTTITIRRG; encoded by the coding sequence ATGCCGACCTGCCCGAACGGACACCAGTCGGGTTCCGACGACTGGTGCGAGGTCTGCGGTCACCGCATGGCCGGTGCCGTACCCCCGCCCCCGGCCGCCGGGTACGGCTACCCGCAGCCCGGCCCGGCCCAGGCCCCGCCGCCCGGCGCCCACCCCGGCGGGCGCCCGCATCTGTCCGCCGTGCCGGACCCCGAGCCGGAACTCTGCCCGCAGTGCCGCACGCCGCGTGAGGGCGGAGCGCCGTTCTGCGAGGAGTGCCGGTGGAACTTCCTGACGAACACGGCGACCTCGTACACCCCCGCGGCCCCGCGCCCGCAGGGGCCCGGCCCGGCCGTGCGCTTCCAGCAACAGCCGCCGCCCGGTCCGTCGTACGGCGGCGGTGAGTCGTACGACTACCAGAGCTCGCGTCCGTCCCAGATGAACCGGCCTGCCGAGCCGCTCCCACCGTTCGGCACGGACCCGTCGGGGCAGGGCGGCCCGCCTGGTCCGCCTGGCCCTATGGGTCCGCCCGGTCCGCACGGTGGTCATGGCGGTCAGCCCGGTCACGGCGGCCAGCCCGGTCCTGGTGGTCCGTCCGGCGGTCACGGCGGCCAACCCGGTCCCGGTGGTCCGTCGGGTCCCGGTGGTCCGTCCGGCTTCGGTGGCGATCCGTCGCGGCAGGGTCCGCCGCCCGGGCCGAACCCCGGTGGTCGTGGCGGTCCTGGTGGACCCAACGGTCCTGGTGGTCCCATGGGTCCCGGTGGCCCCAACGGCCCCGGTGGTATGGGTGGTCCCGGTGGACCCGGTGGTCCGGGGCATCCCGCGCAGGCATTCCAGCAGTCCGGTCCGCCCGCCCCGCCCGCGTTCCCGCAGGAGACGAACAGGCCGCAGCAGCCCGGCGGTCAGTCCTTCGGCGGCGGTGAGGACGACTGGCTGCTCTCCCCGCCCGGCTCGACCGCGCCCGGCGGCCCTGGCGGTCCTGGCCCCGGTCAGGGCGGCTACGGCTACCCGCAGCAAGGCTCGACCCAGGCCCCGCCCCCGCCCGGCCCGGCGTACCAGCAGCAGCCGACGACCTGGCTGGCGACCATCGGTCCGGACCGTGACTACTTCATGGCGATGATGCAGCGCTCCGGCCCCGAGGCCGCGGGCCTCAACCTGCCCGCGTACTCGCCCGAGCAGCAGCGCGCGCTCACCGGCAACCAGGTCACCATCGGCCGCCGCCGCCATTCCACCGGCGACACCCCCGACATCGACCTCTCGGTGCCGCCGGAGGACCCGGGCGTCTCGCACCAGCACGCGGTGCTGGTCCAGCAGCCGGACGGCAGCTGGGCGGTCGTCGACCAGAACTCGACGAACGGCACGACGGTGAACGGCGCCGAAGAGCCCATCCAGCCCTTCGTGCCGGTACCGCTGCAGGACGGGGACCGGGTCCACGTGGGCGCGTGGACGACGATCACGATCCGCCGGGGTTAG
- a CDS encoding PP2C family serine/threonine-protein phosphatase: protein MMSQMPQQTALSRCPSCEEPLESGDRFCGACGYDLSAVPARPEDQPTITMNGSAPPPPAGAADVDWPVAPGRPAAAHLPADLPATDPDGHAIPAQAPVGSPVSPASGVRFDRPPEPDEYPLQAPDPRIADLTSPPEGTTVCVACRSGRVDNDGYCENCGHAQPRERDHMEQETGPVAAVSDRGLRHHRNEDAFALGCTALPDGAPATVAIVCDGVSSATRPDDASLAASRAASESLLAALPRGTHPQQAMHEAIVAASRAVNSLAGEPATAREHAPHQNAPACTLVGAIVTAGLLVVGWVGDSRAYWVPVDRSSHPARLTEDDSWAAQMVSAGLMSEAEAYADERAHAITGWLGADAYELEPHTASFKPDRPGVVVVCTDGLWNYAEAAEEMAEVVPLDAAVRPLHSAQVLVGHALDGGGHDNVTVAVVPFPAPPQGAGSA, encoded by the coding sequence TTGATGTCGCAGATGCCCCAGCAGACCGCCCTGTCCCGGTGCCCGAGCTGCGAGGAACCCCTCGAGTCGGGTGACCGTTTCTGCGGTGCGTGCGGATACGACCTGTCCGCCGTCCCCGCACGACCGGAGGACCAACCGACGATCACCATGAACGGCTCGGCACCGCCCCCGCCGGCCGGTGCCGCCGATGTGGACTGGCCCGTCGCCCCCGGCCGGCCCGCCGCCGCGCATCTGCCGGCCGATCTCCCGGCCACGGACCCGGACGGCCACGCGATCCCCGCGCAGGCACCGGTGGGCTCCCCCGTGTCCCCCGCCTCCGGTGTCCGCTTCGACCGCCCGCCGGAGCCCGACGAGTACCCGCTCCAGGCGCCCGACCCGCGCATCGCCGACCTGACGTCCCCGCCGGAGGGCACCACCGTGTGCGTCGCCTGTCGTTCCGGCCGCGTCGACAACGACGGCTACTGCGAGAACTGCGGGCACGCCCAGCCCCGCGAGCGCGACCACATGGAGCAGGAGACCGGCCCGGTCGCCGCCGTCAGCGACCGCGGCCTGCGCCACCACCGCAACGAGGACGCGTTCGCCCTCGGCTGCACCGCGCTGCCCGACGGCGCCCCCGCGACCGTGGCGATCGTCTGCGACGGCGTCTCCTCCGCGACCCGCCCGGACGACGCCTCCCTCGCCGCCTCCCGGGCCGCGAGCGAGTCGCTGCTGGCCGCCCTGCCGCGCGGCACGCACCCGCAGCAGGCGATGCACGAGGCGATCGTCGCCGCCTCACGCGCCGTCAACTCCCTGGCCGGCGAACCCGCCACGGCCCGCGAACACGCCCCGCACCAGAACGCCCCCGCCTGCACCCTCGTCGGCGCGATCGTGACCGCCGGACTGCTGGTCGTCGGCTGGGTCGGCGACAGCCGCGCCTACTGGGTACCGGTGGACCGCAGCTCCCACCCGGCCCGGCTCACCGAGGACGACTCCTGGGCCGCGCAGATGGTCTCCGCGGGCCTGATGAGCGAGGCCGAGGCGTACGCCGACGAGCGCGCCCACGCGATCACCGGCTGGCTCGGCGCCGACGCCTACGAACTGGAGCCGCACACCGCTTCCTTCAAGCCGGACCGTCCGGGTGTAGTGGTGGTGTGCACCGACGGGCTGTGGAACTACGCCGAGGCGGCCGAGGAGATGGCCGAGGTCGTCCCCCTCGACGCCGCCGTGCGCCCCCTGCACAGCGCCCAGGTCCTCGTCGGTCACGCGCTCGACGGCGGGGGCCACGACAACGTAACAGTGGCCGTCGTGCCGTTCCCGGCCCCGCCGCAGGGGGCAGGATCGGCCTGA
- a CDS encoding acyl-CoA thioesterase, which yields MRHIYRCPLRWADMDAYGHINNVVFLRYLEEARIDFLFRPEKDFKQGSVVARHEIDYKRQLVHRHTPVDIELWITQIRAASFTITYEVKDPDQVYVRASTVIVPFDFEAQRPRRLTAEEREFLAEYRDDDEEEAVAA from the coding sequence TTGCGGCACATCTACCGCTGCCCACTGCGCTGGGCGGACATGGACGCGTACGGCCACATCAACAACGTGGTCTTCCTCCGCTATCTGGAGGAGGCGCGTATCGACTTCCTGTTCCGCCCGGAGAAGGACTTCAAGCAGGGGTCGGTGGTGGCACGCCATGAGATCGACTACAAGCGGCAGCTCGTCCACCGGCACACGCCCGTGGACATCGAGCTGTGGATCACCCAGATCAGGGCGGCTTCCTTCACCATCACCTACGAGGTCAAGGACCCGGACCAGGTCTATGTCCGGGCCTCGACGGTGATAGTGCCGTTCGACTTCGAGGCGCAGCGTCCCCGTCGGCTCACGGCGGAGGAACGGGAATTCCTCGCGGAGTACAGGGATGACGACGAGGAGGAGGCCGTCGCCGCATGA
- a CDS encoding methyltransferase domain-containing protein has protein sequence MGAHALDNGLDDLAASARAALVREIELSGAWAGDPVWREAFEAVPRHLFVPYYYVGVVGGYERRWGESPDPRTRERWMRGAYADAPLATRLRDGELVSSSSQPSLMAIMLVELRVEDGNRVLEIGAGTGYNAALLAHRLGDDNLVTTVDLEPEITESARRHLAAAGYHPAVVTGDGARGVPERAPFDRVIATCTLTSIPCAWLAQCNPGARILTPLATGLIALEVRDAGHAEGRFLHTPAYFVPLRGSARPDAEPAHLGGVPRRAREHELFRFLLALSRGSLEPQEAYALWEREGQPQRERYGVTVSGEHEWAWLDDPEGPYAWPLPNDRPRLLTE, from the coding sequence ATGGGTGCGCACGCTCTCGACAACGGACTCGACGACCTCGCCGCGTCGGCGCGGGCCGCGCTGGTGCGCGAGATCGAGCTGAGCGGGGCCTGGGCGGGGGATCCGGTGTGGCGGGAGGCGTTCGAGGCGGTGCCGCGTCACCTCTTCGTGCCGTACTACTACGTCGGCGTCGTCGGCGGCTATGAACGCCGGTGGGGTGAGAGCCCCGACCCGCGTACGCGCGAACGCTGGATGCGCGGGGCGTACGCCGATGCCCCGCTGGCCACCCGGCTGCGCGACGGCGAGCTGGTCTCCTCCAGCAGCCAGCCCTCGCTCATGGCGATCATGCTGGTGGAACTGCGGGTGGAGGACGGCAACCGGGTCCTGGAGATCGGCGCGGGCACCGGCTACAACGCCGCCCTGCTGGCCCACCGGCTCGGCGACGACAACCTGGTCACCACGGTCGACCTGGAACCGGAGATCACCGAGTCGGCCCGCCGGCACCTGGCCGCCGCCGGCTACCACCCGGCCGTCGTCACCGGCGACGGAGCGCGCGGGGTGCCGGAACGCGCCCCCTTCGACCGGGTCATCGCGACCTGCACCCTGACCTCGATCCCGTGCGCCTGGCTCGCCCAGTGCAATCCCGGCGCCCGCATCCTGACACCGCTGGCCACCGGCCTGATCGCGCTGGAGGTGCGGGACGCCGGGCACGCCGAGGGGCGGTTCCTGCACACGCCCGCCTACTTCGTGCCGCTGCGCGGATCGGCCAGGCCCGACGCGGAACCGGCGCACCTCGGCGGCGTACCGCGCCGGGCCCGGGAGCACGAGCTGTTCCGCTTCCTGCTGGCGCTGAGCCGCGGCAGCCTCGAACCGCAGGAGGCGTACGCACTGTGGGAGCGCGAGGGGCAGCCGCAGCGGGAGCGTTACGGGGTGACGGTCAGCGGCGAGCACGAGTGGGCCTGGCTGGACGACCCGGAGGGGCCGTACGCCTGGCCCCTCCCGAACGACCGGCCACGCCTGCTGACCGAGTGA